CCCTTACTCCATTAGCGTGTATCATAAGACTATAACTCCAGAGGATAGCGGAGCCATTCTATCTTGTATGGCGTCAGGAATCGCTCTGAAAAACAGCCGGAACTGTACGGTTGGACCGCTTAGCGTCATCTCTCCACTACGCATCCAAACGCAGACGGTAGTAGCTAAGCATGGCCCAGGAAGCGATCCTCGTATTGTGTTCACCTGCAACTCTAATGTGACCTACTCTGGACTGGCGGCGTTTAACTACACGTGGTATGCTAACAGTGTGCGGATCACGAGAGAGACCCCAGGGTTTGTGCTTGGGGAGAGCGGCAGGTCGGTGCAAGTAACTGATTTGTCGTTGTTTGCTCAGAGCATCCATATAGTGTGCGAGGCACAAGGGGCGCAGGGATCACTCGGTAACGTCAGCACTTTCCTAGACATGGAAGGTATTGCTGATCTACCCACAGCAACTCACACAGGGGACAACGTATTAACTGAACCTCCACTGAAGGGCGTTGTCTCTATCTCAAACAATAAGTTCTTCGACATCAGACCATTCATTTATTTGATCCTTGGTGCGGTCATACTGATGACGACCATGATCGCGATTGTAGTGTGCACCCCAAAGACATGCTGCAGTTCCACAAAGTCAGACTCCAGACTGAGGCGTCGCGATTCGCAATTCACGACCATGCACTATGTTCAGCAACCCGGCACCGGATCCCCTACCAGAGCAATCGCACATCAAGAATCCCTCAACTTGTACGAGTCCACCGACAGTGACACAGAGAGTACGAGACAGAGCGCCACCATACCGCTCCCCTCATCAAGCCAGAAGCAACAGGTGCAGGCGACACTGCATGTCGTGGTCCACTCCGGTAATGAAAACACCGTCAACCAGCAGCACCAGACCACGCTACGAACGAGCTCAGCCAATATCGACGATCAGGGTATCTACCAGGAGGTTCCGCCCACtcccccaccaccacccccGCCCCCTCCGTCCAGTAGAACCCTCAACTACCATCATCCTAAAATGGCCAGAGCGACGGTGCGGACCCAGACATGGGGTCACTCCTCCTGCAACAAGAACCCTTTCAGCTACGGTCATGTGCGTCCGGACTTGATGCACTATGATAGCCTAGGACGGTGCTACGTTCAAACACTCCCTATGAAGCACACAAAACCTCCCGTGCCACAGTCATTTCTGTACAATGACCTTTCACCCTACCAAGACTGGAACAAGACGCATCAGAACAGTTTGTACGAGAACATACCAACGCACGGCAGAACAATGTCGATGAGTAGAACTGGATTTTGAACACGCTGATAAAGTGATAACAAactgtacatttttattttctgtgcATTGTGCCAAactttatatttgtatatataaacAACCATGTGCATGTACACGCTGCTGTGGTAGTTGTGGTTTTTTGGAGCAACCACAATTTTTAACCAGATATTTACATACACTGTAGTACACTttatacatatgtacatgtagttatgaTTATCAGAGACCTTGTTATTAGAATGATGCTTGAACTCAGGAGACCTTTTGGTGaaaaacttgtacaaaaatacacaGACAAATAACTCAGAACCGGAAGTAATCAAGTTTCAAGTGACAGGCTTGATACTTTGTTCTTGTCAGGACAAAGCATTTTTTCTTGATGGCACCTACATAtatagttgtgataacgtaaccctccttcgccgtcgggaggagggttacgttatcgcaactacttaATACATTGCagaacatttttatttctaCTGGAATATTTCATGGGGCACTACATGTATGACTTTGGGGCATTATG
Above is a window of Asterias rubens chromosome 11, eAstRub1.3, whole genome shotgun sequence DNA encoding:
- the LOC117296793 gene encoding uncharacterized protein LOC117296793 translates to MKMATTGICILALLLCCGGNLAMANPFRIEPQNTNVALGETVVVPCILKNTTLSYCNKVFWYRSDKQLYISQDHQIIGHVSNDTGIQVRYSILGNKSTGVYSLQVQDMLESDVGDYRCVCFPKYHGRPYFTPKASLYLVKRPGNQYPICGVRNGTGTLVVGKRVTFLCESMGGTPSVALQWMREGENLVADYTSTPYSISVYHKTITPEDSGAILSCMASGIALKNSRNCTVGPLSVISPLRIQTQTVVAKHGPGSDPRIVFTCNSNVTYSGLAAFNYTWYANSVRITRETPGFVLGESGRSVQVTDLSLFAQSIHIVCEAQGAQGSLGNVSTFLDMEGIADLPTATHTGDNVLTEPPLKGVVSISNNKFFDIRPFIYLILGAVILMTTMIAIVVCTPKTCCSSTKSDSRLRRRDSQFTTMHYVQQPGTGSPTRAIAHQESLNLYESTDSDTESTRQSATIPLPSSSQKQQVQATLHVVVHSGNENTVNQQHQTTLRTSSANIDDQGIYQEVPPTPPPPPPPPPSSRTLNYHHPKMARATVRTQTWGHSSCNKNPFSYGHVRPDLMHYDSLGRCYVQTLPMKHTKPPVPQSFLYNDLSPYQDWNKTHQNSLYENIPTHGRTMSMSRTGF